The following proteins are co-located in the Nonlabens ponticola genome:
- the alr gene encoding alanine racemase — translation MQGTRLEVNLKALEHNFNYLKSQLDPGVLFMAVVKANAYGHGIIEISKKLQELGTDYFAVAYTEEAIELRDTGITKPILVLHPQSHTLVDCIQRCVEPVIYSVDMLDNILAFAKAESQKNYPIHLEFNTGLNRIGIELEEIDQVLELLSNTDAVKVRGVQSHLAASEDHDEREFTESQLDAFEKVTQQLEEKLGYKFLKHTDNTSGILNYKAGHHSMVRSGIGLYGYGNDLEHDKHLMPVGSLKSQVSQLREVKKGASISYNRSHKATTDMKIAVIALGHGDGINRIYGYGNAQVKINGSWAPTLGIICMDMFMVDVTDIDCKVGDEVIIFDEKHTARDLAENAGTISYELLTGIQKRVQREYIIS, via the coding sequence ATGCAAGGAACGCGACTAGAAGTCAATCTCAAGGCACTAGAACACAATTTTAATTACCTAAAATCGCAACTGGATCCAGGCGTTCTATTTATGGCTGTCGTCAAGGCAAATGCCTACGGTCATGGTATCATCGAGATCAGTAAAAAGTTACAGGAATTAGGCACAGATTATTTTGCGGTTGCTTATACAGAAGAAGCCATAGAACTGCGCGATACAGGAATCACAAAACCCATTCTTGTATTGCATCCACAATCACACACGCTGGTGGATTGCATACAACGATGTGTGGAGCCAGTAATTTATAGTGTGGATATGCTGGATAATATTTTAGCTTTCGCGAAAGCGGAATCCCAAAAGAACTATCCTATACACTTAGAGTTCAATACTGGATTGAACCGCATAGGAATAGAACTTGAAGAAATCGACCAAGTGTTAGAACTACTATCCAACACTGATGCAGTTAAAGTGCGAGGAGTGCAGTCGCATCTTGCCGCAAGCGAGGATCATGATGAGCGCGAGTTTACCGAGTCTCAATTAGATGCATTTGAAAAAGTGACTCAGCAATTAGAGGAAAAACTTGGTTATAAGTTTTTAAAGCATACCGACAACACCAGTGGTATCCTTAATTACAAGGCTGGTCACCATAGCATGGTACGATCTGGCATAGGGTTGTACGGCTATGGCAATGATCTAGAACATGACAAACACTTAATGCCTGTTGGCTCACTCAAATCGCAGGTATCACAGTTGCGTGAAGTTAAAAAAGGCGCGAGTATAAGCTACAATCGCAGCCACAAAGCAACAACAGATATGAAGATTGCGGTCATCGCGCTAGGTCACGGCGATGGCATCAATCGTATTTATGGCTATGGCAATGCACAAGTGAAAATCAATGGGTCATGGGCGCCAACGCTGGGAATCATTTGCATGGACATGTTTATGGTCGATGTAACAGATATTGACTGTAAGGTAGGCGATGAAGTAATCATATTTGACGAGAAACATACAGCGCGAGATCTTGCCGAGAATGCCGGAACCATAAGCTATGAATTGCTCACAGGTATTCAAAAACGAGTGCAACGAGAGTACATAATTTCATAA
- a CDS encoding aspartate-semialdehyde dehydrogenase produces the protein MKIAVVGVTGMVGQVMLKVLEERNLDITTLIPVASARSVGSEITFKGKQVKVVSMDDAIAMKPAIALFSAGGSVSLEHAPRFAAAGTTVIDNSSAWRMDADKKLVVPEINAAQLSSSDKIIANPNCSTIQLVMALAPLHERFKIKRLVISTYQSITGTGVKAVQQLENEFAGNQGEMAYPYQIHKNALPHCDVFEENGYTKEELKLVRETQKILDDRTIAVTATAVRIPVVGGHSESVNVEFENDFTEQEVRTLLANTSGVTVQDNPDVNLYPMPLMAAGKDDVFVGRIRRDHSQENTLNMWIVSDNLRKGAATNAVQIAQYLIDKKLV, from the coding sequence ATGAAAATAGCAGTTGTAGGCGTTACCGGTATGGTAGGTCAAGTCATGCTCAAGGTTCTAGAAGAGAGAAATCTAGACATCACCACTTTAATACCTGTCGCTTCAGCTAGATCAGTTGGTAGCGAGATCACCTTCAAGGGTAAACAGGTAAAGGTGGTAAGTATGGATGATGCTATCGCCATGAAACCTGCCATTGCATTATTTAGTGCTGGTGGTAGCGTGAGTCTGGAACATGCACCACGATTTGCTGCGGCCGGTACCACCGTTATCGATAACTCTAGCGCATGGCGCATGGATGCAGATAAAAAACTGGTAGTGCCAGAGATCAACGCTGCACAATTATCATCAAGCGATAAAATTATTGCAAATCCCAACTGTTCCACCATTCAGCTGGTCATGGCGCTAGCACCACTGCATGAGCGTTTTAAAATCAAACGTCTGGTAATTTCTACCTATCAGTCTATTACAGGAACTGGTGTTAAAGCAGTACAACAATTAGAAAATGAATTTGCTGGAAATCAAGGTGAGATGGCCTATCCATACCAAATTCATAAAAACGCCTTACCGCATTGCGATGTTTTTGAAGAAAACGGTTATACCAAAGAAGAATTAAAGCTTGTACGCGAGACTCAAAAAATTCTAGACGATCGAACTATTGCCGTCACAGCAACCGCAGTGCGCATACCAGTAGTAGGTGGCCATTCAGAATCTGTGAACGTAGAGTTTGAGAATGATTTCACCGAGCAGGAAGTACGCACGCTGCTGGCCAATACAAGCGGCGTTACCGTTCAAGACAATCCAGATGTAAATCTATACCCGATGCCGCTCATGGCAGCAGGTAAGGATGATGTTTTTGTGGGTCGCATAAGACGCGATCATTCTCAAGAAAACACCTTAAACATGTGGATCGTGTCCGACAACTTGAGAAAAGGAGCAGCTACAAACGCTGTTCAAATCGCTCAATATTTGATCGACAAAAAGCTGGTCTAA
- the mscL gene encoding large-conductance mechanosensitive channel protein MscL, which yields MLKEFKNFIMTGNVVDLAIAVIMAGAISAVVKGFVNFIMMPIVGYLTGGVDFADLKYVLAEAQVAADGTETSPEAAILYGEWINTIVSLIIIGFVMFMIVKAYNKVRAKKEEEKKEDPGPSKEEKLLMEIRDAIKAQN from the coding sequence ATGCTTAAAGAATTTAAGAATTTTATCATGACAGGTAATGTCGTGGATCTGGCAATTGCGGTCATCATGGCTGGTGCCATCAGTGCCGTTGTAAAAGGATTTGTAAACTTCATCATGATGCCTATTGTGGGTTATCTAACGGGTGGCGTTGATTTTGCTGACCTAAAATATGTGCTCGCAGAAGCTCAAGTCGCCGCAGATGGAACTGAAACCAGTCCAGAAGCCGCCATCTTATACGGTGAATGGATAAACACTATAGTTTCCTTGATCATCATAGGGTTTGTAATGTTCATGATTGTCAAAGCTTACAACAAGGTAAGAGCTAAGAAAGAGGAAGAGAAAAAAGAAGATCCAGGACCATCTAAAGAAGAAAAGCTTCTCATGGAAATTAGAGACGCCATCAAGGCACAAAACTAA